The DNA sequence GGAGATGCCGGCAGTGTATTTGTGCTGATAAAGGAAGGAAGCTCCCTGTTGACACCCTGAGTCATCTCACACACCGTTTTCTTCTCATGTAatctatacatatacatacataaaagAGCCAGTTTGGTTTTCGGTTTTTCgatgtaataatatatatagaaaagtagtAATAAATCCAAGAACTTGGTTGTAACTCTGGCCTTGtcaattaaattataaagaAGTATAGTTGTACTCCAAAACAAATGACTTTTAAAATGTTTTAGGTGCTTTTATGTGGGTTTGTTTCCGGCCAACGGTTCTGAATTATAGTAATAGAATAAGCATATTTATGCTGGAAAAACTGTGTCATAAAGGTTGGGGATCCTCGTTTGTTATATTCCAGCAATGCTAATTTGAAAAGGATTTATACACTCCACAAATGTGTTGTGTGGAGCGTTTGaagaaaaatatagtattatgGTTATCTATATTATTATGCAGTCCCTCTAATGGCTCTGTTCTGTTTCTGACATCTTATAGTTATACTACTGTTTTGTAATAAGGTAAGGTTTTTTAATGCCGTGATTATACAAGTGACGTGTCCAGCATGATTTACTTAGGAGTGATCACGTGCTTGTATTCGCCACTAAACTGGAACTTGTTATGTGTTGTACTGTGGTCCAAACTCTCACATAAGCTTTAATATACATCAGCAGCAAATCCATGGCACATGATATTTGCACATTAATAAAGTACTAATAACTTGAACAatcatttatttttacaatCAAGAGGATGTTCTTGCTTTTAATCAACGGATGTACTCAAAAAAAGCAGGGTCTTAATTTTCTAATTGGACAACTGTCTCATTTGTTAAGGAGAGAATATCAACTAGGGGTACACAAAATGTCATTTGTTAACGTTGGAATAAGTATAAAAAGTACAATTTTTCACTAGGCAAAACTCTGTCAAAAAAAGAGTATAATTTTTTACTAGGCAAAACTCTGTTTGGAGCGACACTATTTTACCGAAAATGTAAAGCAAAAAATAGATAATTTTCCCGAAAAAATTTGCGTACACATTTATGAtatgtagagagagagagagagagagtgatctCATTACATTATGATTTTCATTTTGCATATGAATAATGACCTTTACAAGATAAAAACAAACGAGAGCAAACTTCATGAAAGACCTCCAATATAACACCATGATATTCATCCGAATTCATGGAAACATAATAGTTTAAGAGACTACGAAGATCCTTAGGCTCTCTAATCCGATTAGCCATAATCATCTCCACCATGGATTCTCTAAAATCCTCTCTAATATCATTAGAACACTTTTCCATGGCAACCATTAAAACAAACTTAGTTCTACTGCTACTACTAGTTCCTTGAtcactactactactacaacTTACTCTTTGCCTTCTTCTCTCTGCCAAGTTACTATTGATAGTCTTCATTTCTCTTTCTCTGATCATCTGCTCCAACCTTTCCTGGACCATGGCGTGAGCAAGGCTAGAAACCGAAGCGAACCGATCCGAGTTGGTGCTCTCAGCTTCCTCAGAAGATGAAACACTAAGCCTGCAACTACTACAACACAAAGCTCTACTGCATCCTCCTGATTTGATCTGCTCAAGCTGATCTTGCCTTTTCTTGTGTTGCCTTAGAGAGGAGGCTCTCATTTTTATCTTCCTCTTGAGGACACTTAATTTGAAGCTGTGAAGGGAAATTGTGTTAATCATTTATGCAGAATTAGCAAGTGGGTCACGTTAAGCATGATTGTGTCTTGTGTTTAACAACATAtgtttaattgttaattatatttaatatatggtattgtttcAGAGAATTAGTTAAGATAAATTAATAAGGTAATTAGAGAAACCTTTGTGTGGTTAATCGAGATAGTGATCATGGTGTGCTTAAGTGGACCTTCAATAATTTCCTCTATTagggtagtagtagtagtatagtATTAGGTGGCATGCTTTTCAAAATCTGCTGGTGAATATGTAAAGCTGCTTAAAGTGGTCCAGAAAAGGCTTTAGATGATTAGGACTACTGAAGATagcttaaataaaataaaggaatCACACTGAAAATTAAACTCTGTTTTGTTTTGGTACAAATTCACATTCCAGCTTTAAAATTGTACTTGTTAATCTTATGACTTGCTATTGTTATACGCAAAGATTACCCCAAAAAGAATGGATCTTTTtctttactatatatatatagtagtttGGATTGTAAGAAATAGAGAATTTTTTAAGATACATATTGATTAGGTGAGATTAAAACTGAGAGTGTAATGATGGGGTCCAACCATtgacatataaatatattttaatgtgTTTAAAGGGAAGATTGTAGGTGGTTTAGGAACAAACCACGTCTTAGGCTTTGATAGGAGTAGCTTTATTGGATGTAGATGATAAGATGAACTGAATGGAAGCTTATTGCAATCAGAATTTTCCACTTTTGCTTTGTAGAGTAACAGAAAAAGATCTTCTCTACTATAAGTACACTTGTTTCATGCTTATTCTGTTGCCTCATCCAATTGCATAGAAAATCCGACAAAGATATATACACAGCTGGTgagaatcttcaaaaaataattaccaaaatactaAAGCTGGAAGAACAAGGTGTTGTTCATGTGTTTATAGAGTAATATTTTATTAACAAAACTTGATATTCATATTAAGTTGGTGGTACTAACAAAGGTAAACGACACATGTTGTTATAATGATCATTGATTGGTAAGGAAAGATAAAGCCTAACGTCGTTGTGGGCGAGTGGAGTAAGATAATGTAGATGTAATAGGCACCTAATAGAGGCCAGACTGTTCTTCGCTTTCTTGATATAAAGAAACTTATTTCATAGGCTCCATTAGTGTTAGTTGATTAAGATTATTGCATTTCATGTTTATAAGCCCCTTTCTTTATACTTTATCATAAGAAGAGTCTAATTCTAGAATTGCTGGAGGAATTGCTTTTATTTATCATTGAACCTATCTGCACATTTGATTAAACAAAAGATTGTGAAAAGAAAGGCTAAAAAAGAAGAAATGAAAATGTCAATTCTTAACTTTTACAGCTGCAAATTGGTTACTTTAGCAATGTTTTTCCTTTGTTCTTTTGATAGAAAAGACTTTACTCATTGGTGTAGAGACATATCCAAAGCCATCAGAACTCAGTTATCTAGCATTGTTTTTAACTTGGTTGGCTTAAGAAGTCGTATATTACTAAAAAGAAGCTCGCCACCAATGACATCATCTACAAAAACTGGTTAGTGTAATGACTAATGAGATCTCATTCacatataaaataatcaaacaaatGCTCAGCTAACTATAAACTGCTATACTACACAAAATCTAGAAACAACATCATATTTGGTACACGATTCTAAATAAGAACCAAATGAAAAGAATTTCAGTATTGTATTATCTAGTTGAGCAAATTCATTTCCTATTTTCACTTCACTCATGATCAACGAGCCGTGGAATTGCTCATCTGCAGCAGCATATTACCTCAGAACAGATGAATTTGAGACTCATCACCCCTGCTTCCTCAGCTGAAATCTCAACCCTGACTCACCACCTACTCTACTTTAGAGGACTCATCTTCATTTCCCTTCATTTCCACttccttgtttttttttttccctttttttctgATGAATTCTTCCCCCTTGGCTACTGCAATTGCATCCTTGAGCTGTTTTGTTATCTTCTCCCATAGACCAGATCTCAGTGGCAACTTTCTGGGTAATGATCTTCTCATTAATTTGCATCTTAATTTTTTGTGCTCTTCTCTTATTTTTGGTAAATTTGTCAATCCTATTGATCTAAACTCTTAGGTGGCGTTggtaattaaatgaaaaagaaaagaaataattttttattctatttatttatttaattacattttaaaatattagaatatcattttagtaaaacaacttttcattttgaaatgaaatgatagagtattgaaaaaatttaataattctttaattaattttttatatatatattttgaatttgatTACATTCTTATTCCTATTTTTTATGTTTCTATTTCTTTCTATtctcattttgaaaaataaataaatatttttgggggATTTCTTTTGTTAGAGAGTATTCTACAATTTCTTGTGTTTAGTTGTTACATTCAAGTTATATTGGTAACTACAGGCTCCAAGCCTTTAAAGGTGCATGGAACAATACATTTACAATTTGCATTTAGACAAAGTGAATTCGTAAATAATGCAACAAAGCTAATTAGAATCGTGTAAAATAGATCCAGCAACAAATATTGACACATCCTTGATAGGAGAGAAAACATatgaactaaaataaaaattgtactTTTTACATTTGTGCTTGTGTATAGTACTTTCGTGTAACTGCAAATATATTTGTAGTGTATGTTTTTGTACTTATCCTTGTGGTGCTATGTTTAAATctatatttcaaattttaattttttttcatcgtAGCAAGcccaattttatgttttttcataCTGTATTGTACTCAAATCTCTTGAGCTCATACTAATTTTGTGTTGTGCTTAAAATGCAAGTCCATATATACAAATACACAACACTGCACAAAATTGTTCcatcaaccaaaaaaaaaaaaaaagttaacaaTTTCAAGTGGTCAGAATATCCGAATTCCATGCCAATGAGGtgctttttgtttttgttttttctttcgcCTCTCCTGACTATAATTGTAATGGTTTTGGGAGGTGAGTCCCACGTGCTCACCAAGATTTTAGCTTAGAcaatagttatttttttaaaaaaaaaactattattcACACCAAACGTAAAATATTGGTTGGAGTATGCCTCTCAGTTCTCACCTACATTAAGAATGACCCACCACAAGGTTAGGTAGAATAACGCTCGTTTGATCCAGTGCGGATCAGAATACCCTGACTTTCTATGCGCCATCTCAAAACCCTAATCCTGTCCGTTACTTTGTTGTAAAAAATCGTTGCAAATCAATGAAAATTTACGATTCCTAAACTACCCCGGTGTTTAACTGCAACCAAACCCAAAGAGGCGGAGAGTCCAATGTCTAAAAGACATTATTACCCTTTTCTACTACAAATATAAATGCTACTTTCCTGATTTCCTCGTTTCACCGGATTTTGATTCAACACTCACTCACTCCTACTGAAAGATTTCTCCGAGGTGTTACTAGGTCTAAACAAATGGCTACGGCATTGGCTGCTAACGGCGACATTCCGGCCCCGGCTACCGGTCGAGTTGCCTCCGTTTACAGCGAGGTCCAGGCGAGTCGTATCGACCACGCCCTCCCTCTCCCTACCGTGATCAGAAACCCCTTCAAGATCGTTGAAGGACCACCTAGTTCCGCGGCTGGCAATCCAGGTATTGGATCCACAGATTTTCGTTGATTTAATTGGTTCAGTCTACTTCGATCTCTTACGAACTTTAGTATTAGTTTGGTTATGTGTGTGGCTTCTCGTTTTGATACGATTGTGTTTTCCTTTCTATGCTTTCAGATGAAATCGCAAAGCTTTTTCCACATCTTTTCGGCCAGCCATCTGCCTTGGTAGTGCCTAGCGATTCTGACTCTAATGATTCGCAGAAGAAATTGAAAATTGGTGTTGTTTTGTCTGGAGGCCAGGCACCTGGAGGGCACAATGTCATTTCTGGAATTTTTGGTGAGGATCTTTTGTTATCATTATTCCTTGATTTTTGTCTTCGAAGTTAATGCTGTTCAGTATGCTTGAGGTCATCATTCATTCTGTGCTTCCTGGTAGATTACTTGCAGGAACGTGCAAAAGGCAGCGTATTGTACGGTTTCAGGGGAGGTCCCGCCGGAATCATGAAGGGAAAGTACGTGGAACTGACACCAGAATTTATTTACCCATATAGAAACCAGGTGAGTTTTAATTATGGTTTAGTTTGCCATATGATACAAAAAATTTATGGAGTGAATAGTTCATGATCACTGGTAACGCTGCTTGCTTAAATAGGTGCTTCCGAATGTTTTAGAAGATATCGTGCATCCATTGTTATTTGTATTCTAGTGATTTACATAAAATTCATGCATGCGTGCTTTTTAACCAAGAAATTATATTTGATTtgattgatttatttattttatcaggGTGGTTTTGATATGATATGTAGTGGAAGAGATAAGATTGAAACTCCAGAGCAGGTGACTTTTCTTTGCTTCTTCAGAGTttcatttttagttttattgacACATTAAACCGATAATAAATTGTTTAAATGGATTTTCCTTTTAGTTTCAACAAGCTGCAGACACTGCCCAGAAGCTTGATTTGGATGGACTTGTTGTTATTGGTGGGGATGACTCGAACACAAATGCCTGCCTCCTTGCTGAAAATTTCAGGTatatgactttttttttctctctctctctagagaAATCTTGATTGGCAGATGGCAGGGTCACAGGAGTCTGGCTTTAAGGCTGTTCTACTGGTTTGTTTAacatacttttttctttttttcttttgttcaaCCAGGGGAAAGAATTTGAAAACTAGGGTGATTGGATGTCCAAAAACCATAGATGGTGACTTGAAATGCAAAGAAGTCCCAACAAGTTTTGGGTTTGATACTGCTTGCAAGGTGactaaactaaaataatttattttacgaCTAGAACTAAGAAATTTTGTATGGTCCTTTCCACATATCGTGTTAGCAATCTTTTAGCAacattctatatttttttaaccCAACAAGCTtgaaaattttatcaatttactTGATGAAAATTTATTTGGAATTGTAATTTTATTGTTCCATGATACGACTATTTCATTAAGGTCATGAACTCATGAATTCACTCCAAAGCATCAACCTTTAAATTTTACGTGAAGGAACTTCTCATAGAATATTGTTTGCATATCTGTTGATTAATTGTTCAAAATTGTGGGCGATCAACTACAAGTAGCAAGAAAATTTGGTGATATTGTGTTTGATTAATGAAATATAGTATAGTATTCAATGTACTCTGTTCTGCCTAAAAAACTAAACAGGtgctaaaataaaaattctgaAAAAAAGAATTAGTGGATCATGCGTGTAATACTTAATAGACTCTGACTGACTGACTGACTGACTAAATTAGACTCTGACTGACTAAGTTTAGACTCTGACAGACTTTCCTTGGCATTAATAGTGTATCATTTTCTATGATATGCAATGCAACTACGGATACACTGAGGAAAACTAAATAGTAACGTGATGCTCTTCATTTTATTCAGATATATGCAGAAATGATTGGAAATGTCATGATAGATGCCAGGTCAACTGGAAAATATTATCACTGTAAGTATGCTTGTTGAAAGTCATGGAACATGTAGTGTTGTAGATTCTAGCATACATTTGAATCCATATTCTCTTTTTGTTGCACTTTCGTGAGTTTAATGAAATTTATTTCTCAACTGTAGTTGTGCGGCTTATGGGGCGTGCAGCTTCACACATAACACTCGAATGTGCTTTGCAAACTCATCCCAATATTACAATTATAGGAGAAGAGGTACCATTGAATGATTTGTCTTGCATTGTATAGCTactcaattaaaaattatataactgCAGGCACATAGCCTTTTTATAATGTAGACAATATACAGTATCTTGCTATGGAACACACTTTGGAAAGTTGATTTTGGtattttggttttatttttagAATCACTATAATAATGGTAAAGGTGCTAGTGTCCACTTCACCCTTTTAGTATTGACATTATGCATTACTAAGTTACTGTTCCCATAAAATCTATTTTCAATGTGGTGCTGAAAGTAATTAATTACTATTGATTTCTGCACCACATTGAACCTGAAGTACTGtaatacagttttttttttcccttaaaaaaataatcttatCACTGTATATCTCTGTACAGGTTGCTGAAAAGAAGTTGACACTGAAAAATGTTACCGATTACATTGTTGACATAATCTCCAAACGTGCTGAACTTGGTTATAATTATGGTGTCATTCTTATTCCTGAAGGtctaattgatttcattccgGAGGTAAAATTCTTGGTCATAGTTGCTGTGTAAATTTATTTCCTATTTTTTGGCTCTTTATATTAGACCCACATTACAGTCAATTGCAATTTGTAGGTGCAACAACTTATCGCCGAACTGAATGAAATTCTAGCCCACGAGGTTGTCGATGAGGATGGGCAATGGAAAAAGAAACTTGCTGATCAATCTTTACAGCTTTTTGAATTTTTACCTCCAGCAATCCAAGAGCAGTTGATGCTTGAAAGAGATCCTCATGGAAATGTTCAGGTATGTTTATACATTTTCGTTCAACTATTCGGTATTCCATATTTACTTTTCTAGATATATTGGGCAGTGTTGTTCATGTACAGTTATTTCCATCAGGTTGCCAAAATAGAAACAGAGAAGATGCTTATTCAAATGGTTGAAACTGAATTAGAGAAAAGGAGTCAAGCAGGTGCATACAAAGGTGGATTCCAAGGACAGTCTCACTTTTTCGGGTATTTAATGTCTTTTGCCTAAATTGAGAAAGAAATTATATTTGATTTCTTTTCTATACACttcaatttaatacatgtctttttcttttaagctaaatggatctgtaaatattaaatatatccaTAAATAAGCTGAAATCTCCAAATAGCGCTAATTAATTTGAGTCGCAAGTTCCAATTACCAATGTTGCATGACATTTTAATTTAGCTTGAAAGTTAATGTGTCAGGCTCATTGAGTTTGAGGATTTGCTTGCGAGATTTTGCTGACAACTGTATGACTCGGGCTCACTTGAAGCCGGAGAGGCTGCGGCATTTTTATTGCCTTGTAGCTTTCACATTATTTGAAATAGAAATCTGTGAGAAAAGCAATGAAGCTTTAACAATCCTGAAAAGCATACTTTAGTTCATCCTTGTTATCTTTCCATATGCAGGTATGAAGGAAGATGTGGTCTACCAACAAATTTTGATTCTACCTATTGTTATGCATTGGGTTATGGTGCAGGGGCTCTCCTTCACAGTGGGAAAACTGGATTGATATCATCGGtttgtgacttttttttttcttttcttttttttcttttttttttttttcatttttccccTTCCTCTTATAGTTACTTTCTTATATGTTCTTGTTTGCAACTATTGTACATTTTTGTTATCCTGAGGACGAAGTTTTTTTAGTTCAATAACGactcttttctctttttcttttctgcCTAATGCATACAGGTAGGGAATTTGGCTGCTCCGGTTGAGGAATGGACAGTAAGTGGGACAGCTTTAACCTCACTTATGGACGTGGAGAGAAGACACGGTACTACTATAACCTTCATTTACGCACTCAGTGTAATTATTATCCTCCAAAATTCGGTCATTTGTAAACTAAAGTTTGCAAGGATGATATTGGACGAATATTTGAAGATTTCTGCTCTGTCCTTGTTGTATTGCTTCTTCTTTAATATTGTTTGCAATTTATGCGACTCTCTTGTTTTCAGGCAAGTTTAAGCCAGTGATCAAGAAGGCAATGGTGGAGCTTGAAGGTAAAAGCAGACTACTTATTTACTTGGTTTATACTTTGGTTTGTAGTAGTAATGTGGGGTAAATGATAAGTCTTAGTAGGTTGCTTAACTCCTTAAAATTCTTTCCTCTTTGCCTCTctaattattaaatgaatttCAGGTGCACCTTTTAAGAAGTTTGCATCCTTAAGGGACCAGTGGGCCATCAAGAATTGTTATATCAGTCCCGGTTAGTAATGAATCTGATAGTTGCTAAAGTTTCTTACCACGAACCAGGAATGTCCATAAACATCTCATATTCTTACTGCTCAATATTCGTACTCTTAACTAGTGCTGTCCAAACTTTGTTGAGCGCAGGTCCTATTCAATTTGTTGGCCCATCATCAAATGCAACTAATCACACTCTACTATTGGAACTTGGTGCGCAAGTGTAAGATTATTAATGTCTTCTTATTTTTATCAAACAAGAGGAAAATGAACTGAAATTATTTCTGCGTCATCGATATAAATTGGATGTTGTTTCGGCAGATGTGAGATTGTTCTGCTTAATGTAGGTGCACGAaactttgttttttgtttttttgtttcccCTTTTCTGAAATTTCAATTAGGTGGGATTTCTTCCCCTGCTATATTTGGTACGAACTAGTTATTATTTGCCCTTAAGCTGCAGGTTAATTACCTGTTTGGTTTTCTTGTGGAATGTCACTTCTGTAAGAGCACAAAAAAATGACATCGATAATAAAAGTGttagaaatgtgaaatttttaTGGAGATTCAAAATGTGTTGCCATTGTTTTACTTCGACTTCTTGTGACATTTTTCTATGTACCATCAAGTACTACCGGGTTTATGGCACTATACTCTAATTTGGTTTTACTGTAGAAAATACTAGTGTACTAGAAATGAGTAGTATATTGGTGTTATTATGGATATATATCTTCCTACTCTTGTATTCTAATATGTTGAAGAATCTTTCGTTTGAGTAACTCGTAAATTATGTCTCTTTCCTATTTGTGTgttaaatataaaattctttgaGTTTTCTTTATTATGATACCGAATATCATGACATGATTTGATTAATTGAGGAAAAGGATGCACTGACTAGTTTATAACCTTTTCTTgcataagaatatttttatctttttttttttttaaaaaaaataaattttaaattttatatataaataaaagaacACCCAAACTTAGGAGAAAAGTAAATAATTTCTTGCAATGAAGagggaaataaataaataaattcttttcttatgaattattattttgtaatattatttcaaAGTTATTAATGAAGGTAATTTAGTAATTTACTAAGGTTTTTTTGTTTCTTCCacctttataaatataaattttagtgAATTTCacttatttttctcttttactAAAATTAAGCAGACAGTTTATTCTCTTCACTCTTATCTCTTAAGTTACTATATTTAACTGTAACAAACACAGTATAAGTTCATCACATCAGGTTCTGGACCTTTTTTGTTCAAATGTTCCAAACACgaacattaatatttatatcaGCAAATTTTGTGATGATGTAATGATATATGTACTCCTATAGACAATTCAAGTTCGAATAAATTATAAAgtaaaaaacaaattattttttcttagcAAACAAGCCTTTTTATGATGACCCCAGAAATTCCAATCCGTAAAATTTATCATCTTCCTCTCTCACATGTTACAATCCACCTaccaaattagaaaaattttaCGTCCTCTCTTTTGTACTGAGGTGGGTCTCCTCTCCATTCCCAACGCTCTCACCAAACGTAGCAATAAAAAAGGTAAAAACAAAACAATGTTGTCATAGGATAATACTCAGAAGAACCCAAAAATTACTTATGTTAATTCTTATAGGTATCATGGCACACTAAattattagcaacataattctGTTATGTGCTAGCTCTATATATTTcttgattttattattaataataaacgAAATATACAGATGAATTGAAAGGTATCTTACACACTAAATTATTGTGATCACATGACTGACAatgattatttacatatatGAGGTTGACATCTAAATTAAAATCTGAAgagttttcttttttacttttttttctttttcgtttGCTTTTAAACAAATTGCTATGAGTTGGGTGACATGGGTCCTTATAACACCCTCTTTGCCATCTgtctattaaattaaaatgataatttaaaagaataataaagGCAGAATCATGGAGTGGTAGATCAAATTGTGCTTTTTGATCTTGTCTTTTTAAAATCAAAAACGGATTTTACTTTGTGTTTGCATTGTGTGTGTGGGAACTATACTCTCAATTTGATGCAATCCCAAAAGTagtaatactttattttatttatttttattttctctaacaGAAGACACAGCTGACACCACTtgcctttcttttcttttttttattttcttctttttagtCTTTTATGTCAAAAGACACCCCAAATCACATGCTTTCCCTTATTTTCATTTTCTCTTTTGTTTTCATTCTTTTTGTGTAGATAAAAGCTAATTAAATCACTGTCTAATCTCAGTTAGCAAACCTCTACTAATACAATTGTTCCCCCCTCAAATGAAAATTTGAAACATTTTAGTAATTACTTTCATTGAAGTTTGAATTTCATGATAAATAATTGGGTAGTAGAAAGTAGGATAAGAATGAGAGTCAACCATAGATGGAAACAATTTGAGAGGAAAAGGAACataataaaaagttaaaaaaatgggAATCTACAAGTAACCCTTTGTCctatttaatgaaaatataaaagtCAATCTCGTAATGAACGAgaatgagaagaagaaaaagaaaattgggAAACCCAAAACATAGTGCTAAGAGCCTAATTTAGCTAAGTGGTCCGTACCATTATATGAATAGGGCTAAAAATTGGGCTGTACTATGGGTATGGGCCCGTAGAGCCTAGGCCCACCATCATATTTAAGGCGCTGTTTTTTTCCTTTGGATAGGAGTAACTTTTTTCATACATATATCTACGAGTTTGTGTTGTGattcaatatttatattttatccaATTGCATTAATGATTTTGTTGGTTTTCGACAAAAATTATGATTGGTTAAAAATGAAAAACGACACTTGTAAGCTTGGCCGTTAGTATTTGGTGTCTGTCATATATTTGTATTCTTATCCCTATTAACAAGGTTGGAGTATTTGGTGCTTGTGACAAGTCGGGGGTGACGGGTGCTACCTTCCTAGCTTTTATGAGGCATTCTCATTACTATTTTCatccaaaataaaataaataacaccaattttattaattaagtttTGGCACTATTGCATctgaaagacctagaatctcaTAACCAAGTAAG is a window from the Cannabis sativa cultivar Pink pepper isolate KNU-18-1 chromosome 1, ASM2916894v1, whole genome shotgun sequence genome containing:
- the LOC115707679 gene encoding pyrophosphate--fructose 6-phosphate 1-phosphotransferase subunit beta, producing the protein MATALAANGDIPAPATGRVASVYSEVQASRIDHALPLPTVIRNPFKIVEGPPSSAAGNPDEIAKLFPHLFGQPSALVVPSDSDSNDSQKKLKIGVVLSGGQAPGGHNVISGIFDYLQERAKGSVLYGFRGGPAGIMKGKYVELTPEFIYPYRNQGGFDMICSGRDKIETPEQFQQAADTAQKLDLDGLVVIGGDDSNTNACLLAENFRGKNLKTRVIGCPKTIDGDLKCKEVPTSFGFDTACKIYAEMIGNVMIDARSTGKYYHFVRLMGRAASHITLECALQTHPNITIIGEEVAEKKLTLKNVTDYIVDIISKRAELGYNYGVILIPEGLIDFIPEVQQLIAELNEILAHEVVDEDGQWKKKLADQSLQLFEFLPPAIQEQLMLERDPHGNVQVAKIETEKMLIQMVETELEKRSQAGAYKGGFQGQSHFFGYEGRCGLPTNFDSTYCYALGYGAGALLHSGKTGLISSVGNLAAPVEEWTVSGTALTSLMDVERRHGKFKPVIKKAMVELEGAPFKKFASLRDQWAIKNCYISPGPIQFVGPSSNATNHTLLLELGAQV
- the LOC115707254 gene encoding probable transcription repressor OFP9 — its product is MRASSLRQHKKRQDQLEQIKSGGCSRALCCSSCRLSVSSSEEAESTNSDRFASVSSLAHAMVQERLEQMIREREMKTINSNLAERRRQRVSCSSSSDQGTSSSSRTKFVLMVAMEKCSNDIREDFRESMVEMIMANRIREPKDLRSLLNYYVSMNSDEYHGVILEVFHEVCSRLFLSCKGHYSYAK